The following are encoded together in the Panicum virgatum strain AP13 chromosome 6K, P.virgatum_v5, whole genome shotgun sequence genome:
- the LOC120713432 gene encoding uncharacterized protein LOC120713432: MALPFPSHPAFASLAAACAVLVGVAFASVRGWIRPYGRTYAAGVVIGTLLGTNAFVLYTDDAPEARVKAAAERLLIDGEYAWPLLLVVVGCVLGCVVVSVFRACVEASGRRRRRMVPLVPGRSARAGRRATGCGWRALVEPVLFLASVWACVYCLPGVAGGHIAALPKGGDPAGAGVVCDHPRYESSLSDLIQF, translated from the exons ATGGCGCTCCCCTTCCCCTCGCACCCCGCGTTCGCCTCCCTGGCCGCTGCGTGCGCGGTCCTCGTCGGCGTCGCCTTCGCGTCCGTACGGGGCTGGATCCGCCCCTACGGCCGGACCTACGCGGCCGGGGTGGTCATCGGCACGCTGCTCGGCACCAACGCCTTCGTCCTGTACACCGACGACGCCCCCGAG GCCCGCGTgaaggccgcggcggagcgcctCCTGATCGACGGCGAGTACGCCTGGCCGCTCCTGCTCGTCGTCGTTGGCTGCGTCCTCGGCTGCGTCGTCGTGTCCGTCTTCCGTGCCTGCGTGGAGGCctccgggaggaggaggcggaggatggTGCCGCTCGTGCCTGGAAGGAGCGCGCGCGCTGGGCGGAGGGCTACTGGCTGCGGTTGGCGCGCCCTTGTGGAGCCTGTGCTCTTCCTTGCCTCTGTTTGGGCGTGCGTCTACTGCCTCcctggcgtcgccggcggccacatTGCTGCTCTGCCGAAGGGCGGGGATCCGGCAGGTGCTGGCGTAGTGTGTGATCATCCAAGGTATGAGTCATCTCTGAGTGATCTCATCCAGTTCTGA